In the Oscarella lobularis chromosome 14, ooOscLobu1.1, whole genome shotgun sequence genome, one interval contains:
- the LOC136195171 gene encoding histone demethylase UTY-like isoform X2, which yields MSSDEKASASMAKASTLTDNENTFLNALDSRDFGFISLGDQFDSLQTKRQVIEKGIEHYEILALKNGKEEDVAWFFCQLGHLHLLLQNFAKALSAYKKFIKLQGEMWRNNICFLYGLALVYFHYNAFSWAVELFYLLLQFGFSHVAEVHLRLAVIFKISGRFDDSLQHFRFVLSSWTHEHCSLTPLEIHFHIAHLFEVQGKAPMAKMNYERILDSPNASAELQANVYRQLGWIQYTLGAAYYGEAIQLLQKSVELNKACWESWYYLGRCYSSSGLTHEAFTAYRKAIDNNETRSDTWCSIGVLYQRQGQLMDALQAYVCAVRLDRQHVVAWADMGILYEALHQILDAMTCYQEAMTVSQIGCPERTSVESRLRTLAMLLRWHGLPPNSSQQKLPSVSDAFYMTVPSELLTRTIQRGIVNETLAQAKPPPIPDLSQIVAQYSNEGFQQNSGDVFQYPFMPPPPPPPPPNPSTPFIFPAAAAQSRFPLGWAAQLRAPPCAPTQMRPMNPAVPWFVPPQPQPPPLQVPQPPPPSLSVSLPPPPPPLPSPSKASDPMLSEAALRVPPRLKSSNSTDLLNVIGGNPSALPEIDVTDVLGTTNEAALLSPSLLDSLSPARLAAAAARSGVGGETSFVFSSSSATPFGNASFLAVEPVSTLADEREYMTQTPLAPPLPPTLQTNQDLHPNVPSMKIRLMTDVHGHVVREFCFSPANPIVLLEGLAQAADLDLSLFSSQQLAETNGEHRMEIRTQRQQAADENWDGSGKRKVWKCSSALSHMTISSYAKYQESYGQTSSSEEEEIAVSARQFKTIQFGTNADLSDEITWSRQLKELEKIPEFARVKSSSNLLNFVNYPILGVNSVQLYMKVPGCRTPGHQENLNFCSVNLNIGPDDSEWFAVPTVYWGAINSLCEKHRIDFLTGSWWPNLDELESEGIPVYRFRQKAGDLVWVNPGAVHWVQAAGICNNVAWNVGPVTAHQYRMAMERYEWNKIKRAKSIVPMSALSWSMAKKLHVTDVKLFEQLRNFIERSAREAEYHTKRLKQEGHEITWRGKADDERDYYCTNCEIEVFNLLFVCNKKGTNYVYCESCARKNDKKFQEHVIANQYSQEEMNSTIAKFRLH from the exons ATG TCATCCGACGAGaaggcgtcggcgtcgatggCGAAGGCGTCAACGTTGACGGACAACGAAAACACGTTTCTCAACGCTCTCGATAG TCGCGATTTCGGCTTCATTTCCCTCGGAGATCAATTCGATTCGCTTCAAACTAAGCGACAGGTCATCgaaaag GGAATTGAACACTATGAGATTTTGGCGTTGAAAAATGggaaggaagaagacgttgCTTGGTTCTTTTGTCAGCTGGGTCACTTGCATCTGCTCTTGCAGAATTTTGCAAAAG cTCTTTCTGCTTATAAGAAGTTTATCAAGTTGCAAGGGGAAATGTGGAGAAAT aatatTTGTTTTCTCTATGGCCTTGCGCTAGTCTATTTTCATTACAATGCATTCAGTTG GGCCGTCGAACTTTTCTACCTTCTCTTGCAATTTGGTTTTAGTCACGTGGCCGAAGTGCATCTCCGTTTGGCCGTCATATTTAAAATTAGTGGCAGATTTGACGACAGTCTACAG CATTTTCGTTTTGTACTAAGCAGTTGGACTCATGAGCATTGTTCTCTCACTCCGCTTGAAA TTCATTTCCATATTGCGCATCTCTTTGAAGTGCAG GGAAAAGCCCCTATGGCCAAAATGAACTATGAAAGAATATTAGATTCGCCTAATGCAAGCGCAGAATTGCAAGCGAACGTCTATCGTCAATTAG GATGGATACAATATACTCTCGGTGCTGCGTATTATGGCGAAGCAATTCAGCTATTGCAGAAGTCTGTTGAACTAAATAAAGCGTGTTGGGAGAGCTGGTACTATTTAGGAAG GTGCTATTCGAGCAGTGGATTGACTCACGAGGCATTTACTGCCTATCGGAAGGCAATAGACAATAACGAGACCCGTTCGGATACGTGGTGCTCCATAGg AGTGCTCTATCAACGCCAGGGCCAGCTAATGGATGCGCTCCAAGCGTACGTGTGTGCTGTGAGATTAGATAGACAGCACGTTGTTGCGTGGGCTGACATGGGCATTTTGTACGAGGCACTACATCAGATACT AGACGCAATGACTTGCTACCAGGAAGCAATGACAGTTTCACAGA TTGGCTGTCCCGAACGGACGTCTGTCGAATCGCGTTTGCGGACACTTGCAATGTTGCTGCGCTGGCACGGCCTTCCGCCAAACAGTTCACAGCAAAA ACTTCCTTCTGTATCGGACGCCTTTTATATGACGGTTCCGTCGGAGCTTCTAACTAGAACAATTCAGCGGGGTATAGTCAACGAAACGCTCGCACAAGCG AAACCGCCTCCTATTCCGGATCTTTCTCAAATTGTAGCTCAGTATTCGAATGAAGGCTTTCAGCAGAACAgcggcgacgtttttcaG TACCCCTTTATgcctcctccccctcctccccctcctcccaATCCAAGCACTCCCTTCATTTttccggcggcggctgctCAATCGAGATTCCCATTGGGATGGGCAGCACAATTACGAGCGCCACCGTGTGCTCCTACGCAAATGCGACCGATGAATCCTGCTGTTCCCTGGTTTGTCCCGCCGCAACCGCAACCGCCGCCCTTGCAAGTACCTCaacctcctcctccgtcttTATCTGTTTCTCtacctccgccgccgccgccgctaccgTCGCCTTCCAAGGCGAGCGATCCAATGTTGAGTGAAGCGGCGTTGCGAGTACCACCGCGACTCAAGAGCAGCAATTCAACCGATCTTCTCAACGTCATCGGTGGAAATCCGTCTGCTCTTcccgaaatcgacgtcaccgacgttTTGGGTACGACGAACGAagccgctcttctttcgccgtctcttttGGACTCTCTATCGCCGgctcgtctcgccgccgccgccgctcgctCCGGCGTCGGAGGCGAAACGtcatttgttttttcttcatcaagTGCGACGCCATTTGGAAACGCGTCTTTTTTGGCTGTCGAACCCGTTTCTACGCTCGCTGACGAACGCGAGTACATGACACAGACGCCGCTCGCTCCTCCGCTACCGCCGACACTCCAAACGAATCAAGATTTACATCCAAACGTGCCGTCGATGAAG ATTCGACTCATGACCGACGTTCACGGTCATGTTGTTCGCGAATTTTGCTTTTCGCCTGCCAATCCCATTGTTCTGCTTGAAGGACTCGCCCAGGCGGCGGATTTAG ATCTTAGTCTATTTTCTAGTCAACAGTTAGCGGAAACGAATGGGGAACATCGAATGGAAATCCGGACGCAG CGTCAGCAGGCGGCAGACGAAAATTGGGACGGATCTGGAAAGCGGAAAGTGTGGAAGTGTAGCAGTGCTTTATCACACATGACCATTTCTTCGTACGCGAAATATCAGGAGTCGTACGGGCAGACGAGTAGTTCAgaa gaggaagaaattGCCGTTTCTGCTCGCCAATTTAAAACAATTCAATTTGGAACGAATGCTGATTTATCAGATGAAATAAc cTGGTCAAGGCAGTTAAAGGAGTTGGAAAAGATCCCGGAATTCGCCAGG GTCAAATCATCTTCAAATCTTTTGAATTTCGTCAATTATCCGATACTGGGGGTGAATTCCGTTCAGCTTTATATGAAAGTTCCCGGCTGCCGAACTCCTG gtCATCAAGAAAATCTCAATTTTTGCTCCGTGAACTTGAACATTGGACCAGACGACTCGGAGTGGTTTGCTGTTCCAACCGTTTATTGGGGGGCAATTAATTCTTTATGTGAAAA ACATCGAATTGACTTTCTCACAGGTTCTTGGTGGCCGAATCTCGATGAATTGGAATCCGAAGGGATTCCCGTTTATCGTTTCCGGCAAAAAGCCGGGGATTTAGTCTGGGTGAATCCGGGCGCCGTTCACTGGGTCCAAGCAGCGGGAATCTGCAACAATGTGGCGTGGAACGTCGGTCCCGTGACGGCGCATCAATATCGAATGGCAATGGAGCGCTACGAGTGGAATAAGATTAAAC GAGCTAAATCGATCGTACCTATGTCCGCTTTGTCGTGGTCTATGGCGAAGAAACTTCACGTCACTGACGTCAAGTTGTTTGAACAGCTTAG gaaCTTTATTGAACGATCTGCTCGTGAAGCCGAGTATCATACGAAACGGCTGAAGCAGGAGGGGCACGAAATAACGTGGAGAGGAAAAGCTGATGATGAGCGAGACTATTACTGCACGAATTGCGAG atcgAAGTTTTTAATCTCTTGTTCGTGTGTAACAAGAAGGGAACGAACTACGTCTATTGCGAATCGTGTGCACGCAAAAATGACAAGAAATTTCAGGAACACGTCATAGCGAATCAG TATTCGCAAGAAGAAATGAATTCAACTATTGCCAAATTTCGTCTTCACTAA
- the LOC136195171 gene encoding histone demethylase UTY-like isoform X1 codes for MSSDEKASASMAKASTLTDNENTFLNALDSRDFGFISLGDQFDSLQTKRQVIEKGIEHYEILALKNGKEEDVAWFFCQLGHLHLLLQNFAKALSAYKKFIKLQGEMWRNNICFLYGLALVYFHYNAFSWAVELFYLLLQFGFSHVAEVHLRLAVIFKISGRFDDSLQHFRFVLSSWTHEHCSLTPLEIHFHIAHLFEVQGKAPMAKMNYERILDSPNASAELQANVYRQLGWIQYTLGAAYYGEAIQLLQKSVELNKACWESWYYLGRCYSSSGLTHEAFTAYRKAIDNNETRSDTWCSIGVLYQRQGQLMDALQAYVCAVRLDRQHVVAWADMGILYEALHQILDAMTCYQEAMTVSQIGCPERTSVESRLRTLAMLLRWHGLPPNSSQQKLPSVSDAFYMTVPSELLTRTIQRGIVNETLAQAKPPPIPDLSQIVAQYSNEGFQQNSGDVFQYPFMPPPPPPPPPNPSTPFIFPAAAAQSRFPLGWAAQLRAPPCAPTQMRPMNPAVPWFVPPQPQPPPLQVPQPPPPSLSVSLPPPPPPLPSPSKASDPMLSEAALRVPPRLKSSNSTDLLNVIGGNPSALPEIDVTDVLGTTNEAALLSPSLLDSLSPARLAAAAARSGVGGETSFVFSSSSATPFGNASFLAVEPVSTLADEREYMTQTPLAPPLPPTLQTNQDLHPNVPSMKIRLMTDVHGHVVREFCFSPANPIVLLEGLAQAADLDLSLFSSQQLAETNGEHRMEIRTQRQQAADENWDGSGKRKVWKCSSALSHMTISSYAKYQESYGQTSSSEVRKTKNIYFNGATVSKEEEIAVSARQFKTIQFGTNADLSDEITWSRQLKELEKIPEFARVKSSSNLLNFVNYPILGVNSVQLYMKVPGCRTPGHQENLNFCSVNLNIGPDDSEWFAVPTVYWGAINSLCEKHRIDFLTGSWWPNLDELESEGIPVYRFRQKAGDLVWVNPGAVHWVQAAGICNNVAWNVGPVTAHQYRMAMERYEWNKIKRAKSIVPMSALSWSMAKKLHVTDVKLFEQLRNFIERSAREAEYHTKRLKQEGHEITWRGKADDERDYYCTNCEIEVFNLLFVCNKKGTNYVYCESCARKNDKKFQEHVIANQYSQEEMNSTIAKFRLH; via the exons ATG TCATCCGACGAGaaggcgtcggcgtcgatggCGAAGGCGTCAACGTTGACGGACAACGAAAACACGTTTCTCAACGCTCTCGATAG TCGCGATTTCGGCTTCATTTCCCTCGGAGATCAATTCGATTCGCTTCAAACTAAGCGACAGGTCATCgaaaag GGAATTGAACACTATGAGATTTTGGCGTTGAAAAATGggaaggaagaagacgttgCTTGGTTCTTTTGTCAGCTGGGTCACTTGCATCTGCTCTTGCAGAATTTTGCAAAAG cTCTTTCTGCTTATAAGAAGTTTATCAAGTTGCAAGGGGAAATGTGGAGAAAT aatatTTGTTTTCTCTATGGCCTTGCGCTAGTCTATTTTCATTACAATGCATTCAGTTG GGCCGTCGAACTTTTCTACCTTCTCTTGCAATTTGGTTTTAGTCACGTGGCCGAAGTGCATCTCCGTTTGGCCGTCATATTTAAAATTAGTGGCAGATTTGACGACAGTCTACAG CATTTTCGTTTTGTACTAAGCAGTTGGACTCATGAGCATTGTTCTCTCACTCCGCTTGAAA TTCATTTCCATATTGCGCATCTCTTTGAAGTGCAG GGAAAAGCCCCTATGGCCAAAATGAACTATGAAAGAATATTAGATTCGCCTAATGCAAGCGCAGAATTGCAAGCGAACGTCTATCGTCAATTAG GATGGATACAATATACTCTCGGTGCTGCGTATTATGGCGAAGCAATTCAGCTATTGCAGAAGTCTGTTGAACTAAATAAAGCGTGTTGGGAGAGCTGGTACTATTTAGGAAG GTGCTATTCGAGCAGTGGATTGACTCACGAGGCATTTACTGCCTATCGGAAGGCAATAGACAATAACGAGACCCGTTCGGATACGTGGTGCTCCATAGg AGTGCTCTATCAACGCCAGGGCCAGCTAATGGATGCGCTCCAAGCGTACGTGTGTGCTGTGAGATTAGATAGACAGCACGTTGTTGCGTGGGCTGACATGGGCATTTTGTACGAGGCACTACATCAGATACT AGACGCAATGACTTGCTACCAGGAAGCAATGACAGTTTCACAGA TTGGCTGTCCCGAACGGACGTCTGTCGAATCGCGTTTGCGGACACTTGCAATGTTGCTGCGCTGGCACGGCCTTCCGCCAAACAGTTCACAGCAAAA ACTTCCTTCTGTATCGGACGCCTTTTATATGACGGTTCCGTCGGAGCTTCTAACTAGAACAATTCAGCGGGGTATAGTCAACGAAACGCTCGCACAAGCG AAACCGCCTCCTATTCCGGATCTTTCTCAAATTGTAGCTCAGTATTCGAATGAAGGCTTTCAGCAGAACAgcggcgacgtttttcaG TACCCCTTTATgcctcctccccctcctccccctcctcccaATCCAAGCACTCCCTTCATTTttccggcggcggctgctCAATCGAGATTCCCATTGGGATGGGCAGCACAATTACGAGCGCCACCGTGTGCTCCTACGCAAATGCGACCGATGAATCCTGCTGTTCCCTGGTTTGTCCCGCCGCAACCGCAACCGCCGCCCTTGCAAGTACCTCaacctcctcctccgtcttTATCTGTTTCTCtacctccgccgccgccgccgctaccgTCGCCTTCCAAGGCGAGCGATCCAATGTTGAGTGAAGCGGCGTTGCGAGTACCACCGCGACTCAAGAGCAGCAATTCAACCGATCTTCTCAACGTCATCGGTGGAAATCCGTCTGCTCTTcccgaaatcgacgtcaccgacgttTTGGGTACGACGAACGAagccgctcttctttcgccgtctcttttGGACTCTCTATCGCCGgctcgtctcgccgccgccgccgctcgctCCGGCGTCGGAGGCGAAACGtcatttgttttttcttcatcaagTGCGACGCCATTTGGAAACGCGTCTTTTTTGGCTGTCGAACCCGTTTCTACGCTCGCTGACGAACGCGAGTACATGACACAGACGCCGCTCGCTCCTCCGCTACCGCCGACACTCCAAACGAATCAAGATTTACATCCAAACGTGCCGTCGATGAAG ATTCGACTCATGACCGACGTTCACGGTCATGTTGTTCGCGAATTTTGCTTTTCGCCTGCCAATCCCATTGTTCTGCTTGAAGGACTCGCCCAGGCGGCGGATTTAG ATCTTAGTCTATTTTCTAGTCAACAGTTAGCGGAAACGAATGGGGAACATCGAATGGAAATCCGGACGCAG CGTCAGCAGGCGGCAGACGAAAATTGGGACGGATCTGGAAAGCGGAAAGTGTGGAAGTGTAGCAGTGCTTTATCACACATGACCATTTCTTCGTACGCGAAATATCAGGAGTCGTACGGGCAGACGAGTAGTTCAgaagtgagaaaaacgaagaatatttattttaatgGTGCGACTGTTtcgaaggaggaagaaattGCCGTTTCTGCTCGCCAATTTAAAACAATTCAATTTGGAACGAATGCTGATTTATCAGATGAAATAAc cTGGTCAAGGCAGTTAAAGGAGTTGGAAAAGATCCCGGAATTCGCCAGG GTCAAATCATCTTCAAATCTTTTGAATTTCGTCAATTATCCGATACTGGGGGTGAATTCCGTTCAGCTTTATATGAAAGTTCCCGGCTGCCGAACTCCTG gtCATCAAGAAAATCTCAATTTTTGCTCCGTGAACTTGAACATTGGACCAGACGACTCGGAGTGGTTTGCTGTTCCAACCGTTTATTGGGGGGCAATTAATTCTTTATGTGAAAA ACATCGAATTGACTTTCTCACAGGTTCTTGGTGGCCGAATCTCGATGAATTGGAATCCGAAGGGATTCCCGTTTATCGTTTCCGGCAAAAAGCCGGGGATTTAGTCTGGGTGAATCCGGGCGCCGTTCACTGGGTCCAAGCAGCGGGAATCTGCAACAATGTGGCGTGGAACGTCGGTCCCGTGACGGCGCATCAATATCGAATGGCAATGGAGCGCTACGAGTGGAATAAGATTAAAC GAGCTAAATCGATCGTACCTATGTCCGCTTTGTCGTGGTCTATGGCGAAGAAACTTCACGTCACTGACGTCAAGTTGTTTGAACAGCTTAG gaaCTTTATTGAACGATCTGCTCGTGAAGCCGAGTATCATACGAAACGGCTGAAGCAGGAGGGGCACGAAATAACGTGGAGAGGAAAAGCTGATGATGAGCGAGACTATTACTGCACGAATTGCGAG atcgAAGTTTTTAATCTCTTGTTCGTGTGTAACAAGAAGGGAACGAACTACGTCTATTGCGAATCGTGTGCACGCAAAAATGACAAGAAATTTCAGGAACACGTCATAGCGAATCAG TATTCGCAAGAAGAAATGAATTCAACTATTGCCAAATTTCGTCTTCACTAA